In Electrophorus electricus isolate fEleEle1 chromosome 14, fEleEle1.pri, whole genome shotgun sequence, a single window of DNA contains:
- the rpp30 gene encoding ribonuclease P protein subunit p30 isoform X1, with translation MSVFMDLNILAITDKKKLQSTIETAAHLGYSTVAINYVVEPQQKKQQIPKPESVTELFEKFPIVQGKSRPIKVLNRLTVVATDASHFRPSNEYKSFDILAVYPKTEKLFHAACMTYDVDIICIAVTEKQPFHCKRSPVNGAIERGVSFEISYTAAIRDSTMKKYTIANAINLTEVCKGKNVILTSGAEVPIELRGPYDIANLGLVFGLSEGDAKAAVSTNCRAVVLHGETRATALGIIHTMKRMQPTGQEQEEESPAAKKAKVVKV, from the exons atgtctgtgtttatggATTTAAACATCTTGGCCATTACTGACAAGAAGAAACTTCAAAGTACGATAGAGACAGCAGCTCATC ttgGTTACTCCACAGTCGCAATAAATTATGTCGTGGAACCACAACAGAAGAAACAG CAAATTCCTAAGCCCGAGTCTGTCACAGAGCTGTTTGAGAAGTTCCCAATAGTGCAG GGTAAATCCAGGCCTATTAAAGTGTTGAACCGTTTGACTGTGGTTGCCACTGATGCCTCACACTTT AGGCCATCCAATGAGTACAAAAGCTTTGACATTTTGGCTGTGTATCCCAAAACAGAGAAGCTCTTCCAT GCAGCCTGCATGACCTATGATGTGGACATCATCTGCATAGCAGTGACAGAAAAGCAGCCCTTTCACTGCAAAAGGTCACCTGTGAATGGA GCCATTGAGAGGGGAGTGTCCTTCGAGATAAGCTACACAGCAGCCATCCGGGACTCCACCATGAAGAAATACACCATCGCAAATGCCATCAACTTAACGGAAGTATGCAAGGGAAAG AATGTCATTCTTACCAGTGGAGCGGAGGTG CCTATCGAGTTGCGTGGCCCGTACGACATTGCCAATCT GGGCCTAGTGTTCGGCCTGTCTGAGGGTGATGCTAAAGCTGCCGTCTCCACTAACTGCCGAGCTGTCGTACTGCACGGAG AGACGCGTGCAACAGCACTGGGCATAATCCACACGATGAAGAGGATGCAGCCTACTGGCcaggagcaagaggaagaatCTCCGGCTGCGAAGAAGGCCAAAGTCGTAAAGGTTTAG
- the rpp30 gene encoding ribonuclease P protein subunit p30 isoform X3 — protein sequence MSVFMDLNILAITDKKKLQSTIETAAHLGYSTVAINYVVEPQQKKQQIPKPESVTELFEKFPIVQEKLFHAACMTYDVDIICIAVTEKQPFHCKRSPVNGAIERGVSFEISYTAAIRDSTMKKYTIANAINLTEVCKGKNVILTSGAEVPIELRGPYDIANLGLVFGLSEGDAKAAVSTNCRAVVLHGETRATALGIIHTMKRMQPTGQEQEEESPAAKKAKVVKV from the exons atgtctgtgtttatggATTTAAACATCTTGGCCATTACTGACAAGAAGAAACTTCAAAGTACGATAGAGACAGCAGCTCATC ttgGTTACTCCACAGTCGCAATAAATTATGTCGTGGAACCACAACAGAAGAAACAG CAAATTCCTAAGCCCGAGTCTGTCACAGAGCTGTTTGAGAAGTTCCCAATAGTGCAG GAGAAGCTCTTCCAT GCAGCCTGCATGACCTATGATGTGGACATCATCTGCATAGCAGTGACAGAAAAGCAGCCCTTTCACTGCAAAAGGTCACCTGTGAATGGA GCCATTGAGAGGGGAGTGTCCTTCGAGATAAGCTACACAGCAGCCATCCGGGACTCCACCATGAAGAAATACACCATCGCAAATGCCATCAACTTAACGGAAGTATGCAAGGGAAAG AATGTCATTCTTACCAGTGGAGCGGAGGTG CCTATCGAGTTGCGTGGCCCGTACGACATTGCCAATCT GGGCCTAGTGTTCGGCCTGTCTGAGGGTGATGCTAAAGCTGCCGTCTCCACTAACTGCCGAGCTGTCGTACTGCACGGAG AGACGCGTGCAACAGCACTGGGCATAATCCACACGATGAAGAGGATGCAGCCTACTGGCcaggagcaagaggaagaatCTCCGGCTGCGAAGAAGGCCAAAGTCGTAAAGGTTTAG
- the rpp30 gene encoding ribonuclease P protein subunit p30 isoform X2 yields MSVFMDLNILAITDKKKLQIGYSTVAINYVVEPQQKKQQIPKPESVTELFEKFPIVQGKSRPIKVLNRLTVVATDASHFRPSNEYKSFDILAVYPKTEKLFHAACMTYDVDIICIAVTEKQPFHCKRSPVNGAIERGVSFEISYTAAIRDSTMKKYTIANAINLTEVCKGKNVILTSGAEVPIELRGPYDIANLGLVFGLSEGDAKAAVSTNCRAVVLHGETRATALGIIHTMKRMQPTGQEQEEESPAAKKAKVVKV; encoded by the exons atgtctgtgtttatggATTTAAACATCTTGGCCATTACTGACAAGAAGAAACTTCAAA ttgGTTACTCCACAGTCGCAATAAATTATGTCGTGGAACCACAACAGAAGAAACAG CAAATTCCTAAGCCCGAGTCTGTCACAGAGCTGTTTGAGAAGTTCCCAATAGTGCAG GGTAAATCCAGGCCTATTAAAGTGTTGAACCGTTTGACTGTGGTTGCCACTGATGCCTCACACTTT AGGCCATCCAATGAGTACAAAAGCTTTGACATTTTGGCTGTGTATCCCAAAACAGAGAAGCTCTTCCAT GCAGCCTGCATGACCTATGATGTGGACATCATCTGCATAGCAGTGACAGAAAAGCAGCCCTTTCACTGCAAAAGGTCACCTGTGAATGGA GCCATTGAGAGGGGAGTGTCCTTCGAGATAAGCTACACAGCAGCCATCCGGGACTCCACCATGAAGAAATACACCATCGCAAATGCCATCAACTTAACGGAAGTATGCAAGGGAAAG AATGTCATTCTTACCAGTGGAGCGGAGGTG CCTATCGAGTTGCGTGGCCCGTACGACATTGCCAATCT GGGCCTAGTGTTCGGCCTGTCTGAGGGTGATGCTAAAGCTGCCGTCTCCACTAACTGCCGAGCTGTCGTACTGCACGGAG AGACGCGTGCAACAGCACTGGGCATAATCCACACGATGAAGAGGATGCAGCCTACTGGCcaggagcaagaggaagaatCTCCGGCTGCGAAGAAGGCCAAAGTCGTAAAGGTTTAG
- the kif20bb gene encoding kinesin-like protein KIF20B codes for MESCLNYKPERVGAVIVEDLRKDLFAEFSKVPTYQESVLLEKEHLQVYLRIRPFTSTESGFGESQGCISIDPPETVVLKAPRSSLAARQSERLGPQVAQRFQFSKVYGPDATQREVFDGTTKALVKDVLKGENSLIFTYGVTNAGKTFTFLGPETDGGILPRSLHVIFNSIEGRLYTQNNIKPHRCIDFTRLTKDQQDEEATNKKNLLRRLKESGLQKSTCNVSNSTCSSLLEGYSYGELDGESLCLEEDSNIKFSIWVSFSEIYNENIHDLLDFVSSGSQRRSTLRLCQDVKGNTFVKDQTWIQVNSADEAYRILKIGRKNQSFSSTKINSVSSRSHSIFSIRVLRLEDVGVPRVQTISELSLCDLAGSERCTKTQNRGVRLKESGNINTSLLTLGKCINALRLNQTYSKFQQHIPFRDSKLTHYLQGFFCGRGKACMIVNINQCASVYDETLNVLKFSALAQKVVVLNPKPVSSAVPKKSARDVSMILNNVEKKEWMRRRTLIAWETSLEDVREGEDDEEMEEEEECDEESMVENTVQEAEDQELHELHQKIKELREKLSNEESEKLAMESRIRQEVSTEFMELFSDMEKDYNERLQREKDIAEERTERRLEILKNLTNETFSGLADTGPVDNTTKEARMEFLDGMMEVMQGDLAKIKQDAEATQKCLENAARSPGVVARLRAQLDKVAEELLESQRLLGVKTKEMDTVLAQRQKSSDQLLEANKNYENRVVRCQELMAICQEKDEMISKLQTALDRSVEAANEERAFIDTVKEEILHYRNNCKCLVNDGKEEMKDQEIQRLVLTLKERDELVDKLKHEQDSLQEKVKELTDELKKQAQAYGSTVSMLEAEKAATAKLAGENRALSSKLSELQQTTSDMSVKLKALKTDLGTQISAAIKLSEELETAKALLREGEEERSKQSSTIGSLKLEVENLRQKLHAHAQELFQGRESDCAFRKTIESLRKECEAMMSASQEKSRRIEALEPELSRAREELCQLENTHEQFRRERDAQREEACHALDHYEAERQAAERQAAEQATAHSSELRVELDGARQRLAALEEQARASSHSSERARELELELAERHAQCASLQETLQQCQSELAQAREALRKQRGTAEEVEKRSVEAWNTSQEAERRRREMEQELACKDAELKTKAQESLKLETQVAEELGKIQSLRADLQQKEKRILDLQAKVSQGSTDAERLRTEVTALTEEIRALRQKLNDAEEERDRAMSTLPSKAQTVAQPNTEQSSSQEALQECKRFNTSFPHRSSTGSKTLMRNQLLPDKDRLMEEMQLTLTDSERTRVERALAARLKVIESLSEELMKLKKWQREHATASGPDHAGQGQDTTGHWTRARKLVVQSGGKLLSPDEPRRAKQRDQMTGQPQQKTDGRVPADVDCSALSTEDEKDNHFPKLDVEISFTPLKPNPVNLRRPGGDASVTVKTGSKARKRRSAAVENLVQSENRKKLRLQGSSRAEVLPVQSPMAVGKKSSPFKRKDPASLRSRKDGALQKIGDFIQSSPTLLGSKGKKIMAMVKSPESQPDTAANSKPKRSKRKLFKGQISSPYDSPSHPMLEMDPDDKESDHFIIKRKLRTRTAKRQPQLYISK; via the exons ATGGAGTCTTGCTTAAATTACAAACCCGAGAGAGTAGGAGCTGTAATTGTGGAAGATTTAAGAAAAGATCTCTTTGCAGAATTCTCCAAAGTACCCACATACCAG GAGTCTGTCCTGCTGGAGAAGGAACATTTGCAGGTTTATCTCCGAATACGTCCATTTACCTCTACAGAGAGTGGTTTTGGTGAATCACAG GGCTGTATTTCAATTGATCCTCCGGAGACGGTGGTTTTGAAAGCCCCGAGATCATCTCTAGCAGCCAGGCAAAGTGAAAGACTGGGACCACAAGTCGCTCAGCGCTTTCAGTTTTCAAAG GTGTATGGTCCGGATGCAACCCAAAGGGAGGTGTTTGACGGAACAACGAAAGCACTCGTGAAGGACGTTCTCAAAGGAGAAAATTCCTTGATTTTCACTTATGGAGTTACCAATGCTGGgaaaacattcacatttttag GCCCAGAAACCGATGGGGGAATTCTGCCAAGGTCACTGCATGTCATCTTTAACAGCATTGAAGGACGACTCTATACTCAGAACAACATTAAACCCCACCGCTGCATAGACTTCACAAGGCTGACCAAGGATCAGCAGGATGAGGAAGCCACAAATAAGAAAAACCTTCTAAGAAGATTAAAAGAG AGTGGTTTGCAAAAAAGCACCTGCAACGTGTCAAATTCTACTTGCAGCTCCTTACTTGAGG GTTATAGTTATGGTGAACTAGATGGAGAAAGTCTCTGTTTGGAGGAGGACTCCAACATTAAGTTCTCAATATGGGTGTCCTTCAGTGAGATATACAATGAAAATATCCATGACCTGCTGGACTTTGTCTCAAGTGGCTCCCAGAGAAGGAGCACACTGCGACTGTGCCAGGATGTCAAAGGCAACACATTTGTCAAAG aTCAGACCTGGATCCAGGTAAACAGTGCAGATGAAGCCTACAGAATTTTAAAGATTGGAAGGAAAAATCAGAGTTTCTCTTCTACAAAGATCAACAGTGTTTCAAGCAGAAG TCACAGCATTTTTTCCATCCGAGTCCTACGACTTGAAGATGTGGGTGTTCCTCGAGTCCAGACAATCAGCGA GTTGTCCCTGTGTGATCTTGCAGGATCAGAGCGATGCACAAAGACCCAGAACAGAGGAGTGCGCTTAAAAGAATCTGGGAACATCAACACATCCCTGTTAACTCTGGGAAAATGCATTAATGCCCTGAGGCTGAATCAGACCTACTCAAA GTTCCAGCAGCATATCCCTTTCAGAGATAGCAAGCTAACTCACTACCTACAGGGGTTCTTCTGTGGCCGTGGAAAAGCCTGCATGATAGTTAACATCAACCAGTGTGCTTCTGTGTACGACGAAACCCTGAACGTGCTCAAATTTTCTGCATTGGCTCAAAAG GTTGTCGTCCTGAACCCAAAACCAGTATCTAGCGCTGTACCCAAGAAATCTGCCAGAGATGTCTCCATGATCCTCAACAATGTGGAAAAGAAAGAGTGGATGAGAAGACGCACCCTGATTGCCTGGGAGACCAGTTTAGAGGATGTACGGGAgggtgaggatgatgaagaaatggaggaggaagaagaatgTGATGAGGAGAGCATGGTGGAAAACACGGTCCAAGAAGCTGAAGATCAAGAGCTGCACGAG cttCATCAGAAAATTAAAGAGCTTCGGGAAAAGCTTTCTAATGAAGAATCGGAAAAATTGGCCATGGAATCTCGCATCCGTCAAGAAGTTTCCACGGAGTTCATGGAGCTGTTTTCTGATATGGAAAAGGATTACAA TGAACGtcttcagagagagaaagatatcgCAGAAGAGCGAACTGAAAGGAGATTAGAAATACTTAAGAATTTAACCAACGAAACTTTCAGTGGGTTGGCAGACACGGGCCCTGTTGACAACACAACCAAA GAGGCCAGGATGGAGTTTCTGGATGGAATGATGGAAGTGATGCAGGGCGACCTGGCTAAGATAAAGCAAGACGCCGAGGCGACACAGAAGTGTCTGGAGAATGCGGCCAGGTCCCCCGGGGTGGTCGCCAGACTGAGGGCACAGCTGGACAAGGTGGCGGAGGAGCTGCTTGAAAGCCAGCGGCTCCTAGGTGTCAAAACCAAGG AAATGGATACGGTGCTTGCGCAGAGGCAGAAAAGCAGTGaccagctactggaagccaacaag AATTATGAAAATCGGGTAGTGAGGTGTCAGGAGCTCATGGCTATTTGCCAAGAGAAAGATGAAATGATCTCCAAGCTGCAGACAGCTTTAGATCGCAGTGTTGAGGCAGCTAATGAGGAA AGGGCCTTTATTGATACCGTTAAAGAAGAAATCTTACATTATAGAAATAATTGCAAGTGTTTGGTCAATGATGGCAAGGAGGAGATGAAGGACCAGGAAATCCAGCGGCTTGTGCTGACTTTGAAAGAGAGGGACGAGCTTGTAGACAAGCTGAAACATGAGCAGGATTCACTCCAGGAGAAAGTGAAGGAACTCACTGATGAGCTTAAAAAGCAGGCCCAGGCATACGGAAGCACCGTCTCCATGCTTGAGGCAGAAAAGGCCGCGACGGCCAAACTCGCAGGCGAGAATCGGGCTCTTTCCAGCAAGCTCAGTGAGCTCCAACAGACGACCAGTGACATGAGCGTCAAGCTCAAAGCCTTGAAAACCGATTTAGGCACCCAGATAAGTGCAGCAATTAAGCTTTCTGAGGAGCTTGAGACAGCCAAGGCTCTTCTCAGAGAAGGTGAAGAAGAGCGTAGCAAGCAGTCCAGCACCATTGGCTCCTTGAAGCTGGAGGTGGAGAACCTGAGGCAGAAGCTTCATGCCCACGCCCAGGAGCTTTTTCAGGGACGAGAGTCCGACTGCGCCTTCCGAAAAACCATCGAGAGTCTCCGTAAAGAGTGCGAGGCGATGATGTCGGCCTCGCAGGAGAAGAGCCGGAGGATCGAGGCCCTGGAGCCGGAGCTCAGCCGTGCCAGAGAGGAGCTGTGCCAGCTGGAGAACACACATGAGCAGTTTAGACGAGAGCGAGACGCCCAGAGGGAGGAGGCCTGTCATGCTCTGGACCACTAcgaggcagagaggcaggcgGCAGAGAGGCAGGCGGCAGAGCAGGCGACTGCACACAGCTCCGAGCTGCGGGTGGAGCTGGACGGCGCGAGGCAGCGGTTGGCAGCTCTCGAGGAGCAGGCGCGGGCCTCCTCGCACAGCTCCGAGAGAGCCagggagctggagctggagttgGCCGAGAGACATGCCCAATGCGCATCTCTGCAGGAGACGCTCCAGCAGTGCCAGAGCGAACTGGCCCAGGCACGGGAGGCTTTGAGGAAGCAGCGTGGAACCGCAGAAGAGGTAGAGAAGAGGAGTGTGGAGGCCTGGAACACAAGccaggaggcagagaggagacgAAGAGAAATGGAGCAAGAGCTCGCATGTAAAGATGCAGAACTCAAGACTAAAGCTCAGGAGAGTTTAAA GCTCGAGACGCAGGTGGCCGAAGAGCTGGGTAAAATTCAGAGCTTACGTGCCGACCTGCAGCAGAAGGAGAAACGCATCTTGGATCTCCAGGCCAAGGTGTCTCAGGGCAGCACTGATGCTGAGCGCCTGCGGACAGAG GTCACGGCCCTGACCGAAGAGATCCGAGCTCTGCGACAGAAACTGAACGacgcagaggaggagagggatcGGGCAATGTCCACCCTGCCTAGCAAAGCGCAGACTGTTGCCCAGCCAAACACC GAACAGTCCAGTTCGCAAGAAGCTCTCCAAGAATGTAAGCGCTTTAACACAAGCTTCCCCCACCGCAGCAGCACTGGTAGCAAGACCTTAATGAGGAACCAAT TGCTTCCGGACAAGGACAGGCTGATGGAGGAAATGCAGCTCACACTAACAGACAGTGAGAGGACGCGGGTGGAGCGAGCGCTTGCGGCTCGGCTGAAGGTCATCGAATCCCTAAGTGAAG AGCTCATGAAGTTGAAGAAGTGGCAGAGAGAGCACGCGACTGCCTCCGGTCCTGATCACGCAGGTCAAGGACAGGACACTACAGGACACTGGACA AGAGCCAGGAAGTTGGTGGTACAGTCAGGAGGAAAGCTTCTGTCCCCCGATGAACCCCGGAGGGCAAAGCAGAGAGACCAGATGACGGGACAACCACAGCAAAAGACGGATGGCAGAGTGCCAGCTGATGtg GACTGCTCAGCGCTCTCCACTGAGGATGAGAAGGATAATCACTTCCCCAAACTTGACGTGGAGATCAGCTTCACCCCCCTCAAGCCCAACCCCGTGAACCTCCGCAGGCCTGGAGGCGACGCGTCCGTCACGGTCAAAACTGGGAGCAAGGCTCGGAAGAGGCGGAGTGCAGCGGTGGAG aACTTGGTGCAGTCAGAGAACAGGAAGAAACTGCGACTCCAGGGGAGCTCCAGGGCAGAAGTGCtgcctgtgcag TCGCCCATGGCAGTCGGTAAAAAATCCAGTCCGTTCAAGCGTAAGGATCCCGCCAGTCTGAGAAGCAGGAAGGATGGAGCCCTGCAGAAGATTGGGGACTTTATCCAGAGTTCACCAACCCTGCTCGGGAGCAAAG GCAAAAAAATAATGGCCATGGTGAAGTCCCCGGAGTCACAGCCTGACACGGCAGCCAACAGCAAACCCAAGAGGTCCAAACGCAAGCTGTTTAAGGGTCAAATCTCATCCCCGTATGATTCGCCTTCTCATCCG ATGTTGGAAATGGATCCAGATGACAAGGAAAGTGATCATTTCATCATCAAGAGGAAGCTTAGAACACGAACTGCTAAAAGACAACCACAGCTGTACATCAGTAAATAA